In Macrobrachium rosenbergii isolate ZJJX-2024 chromosome 6, ASM4041242v1, whole genome shotgun sequence, a genomic segment contains:
- the LOC136839743 gene encoding uncharacterized protein isoform X1, giving the protein MKFLIVASCVAVALGQSVIQPKPSVRNLPAEVRPEAQGQCYAITAKKAFPSGPVLAPDSPSVAKPPAFNMKANSSKRWKTVALCPNLLPAAESRTKPTKTSHTQPAALCTSARKVPASSTQLKKNRRLLHSRLPRLQKAPRDKRPPSIVPTEKSTEIIDG; this is encoded by the exons ATGAAATTCCTAATTGTGGCCTCCTGCGTTGCTGTGGCTCTTGGTCAGAGCGTCATTCAGCCAAAACCAAGTGTTCGGAATTTGCCTGCTGAAGTCCGCCCAG AGGCTCAAGGTCAATGCTACGCAATCACAGCCAAAAAGGCCTTTCCCAGTGGGCCAGTCTTGGCCCCTGACTCCCCTTCTGTGGCAAAGCCACCTGCATTCAACATGAAGGCAAACTCTTCGAAAAGGTGGAAGACTGTGGCGCTGTGCCCAAACCTTCTCCCGGCTGCAGAGTCAAGAACGAAGCCGACAAAGACAAGCCATACCCAGCCTGCTGCCCTGTGTACGAGTGCCAGGAAGGTGCCAGCCTCCAGTACCCAACTGAAGAAGAACAGAAGGCTGCTGCACAGCAGGCTGCCAAGGCTGCAGAAGGCGCCCAGGGATAAGAGACCTCCATCAATCGttcccacagaaaaatccacagaAATCATTGATGGATAA